A region of Chitinophaga horti DNA encodes the following proteins:
- a CDS encoding GNAT family N-acetyltransferase, producing the protein MPNIIPYTPAHREDCLTAFHSNRPKYFTEEEVLLFTNWLDQHGDDNFFVMEHEGKIVACGGVFHDAKQAVAGLAWGMVHQDYHKKGFGKLFTLFRIDLMRQLFPDFLHQMNTTQHTVAFYEKMGFHTVKITPDGFAPGYDRYDMEGRWSNPATPAAPPAQ; encoded by the coding sequence ATGCCAAACATCATACCCTACACACCCGCGCACCGCGAAGACTGCCTCACTGCATTTCATAGTAACCGGCCGAAGTATTTCACCGAAGAAGAGGTGTTATTATTCACTAACTGGCTCGACCAGCACGGCGATGACAACTTTTTTGTGATGGAGCATGAGGGTAAGATCGTTGCCTGCGGCGGCGTTTTCCACGATGCCAAACAGGCGGTGGCCGGCCTCGCGTGGGGAATGGTGCACCAGGACTATCACAAAAAAGGATTTGGTAAGCTGTTCACCCTTTTCCGCATTGACCTGATGCGCCAACTGTTCCCGGATTTCCTGCACCAGATGAATACCACACAACACACCGTGGCGTTTTACGAGAAGATGGGCTTCCATACCGTAAAGATCACGCCCGACGGCTTTGCACCCGGTTATGACCGGTACGATATGGAAGGACGCTGGTCTAACCCAGCAACGCCAGCAGCCCCTCCTGCTCAATGA
- a CDS encoding SRPBCC family protein gives MENNTRTKVTIESTINAPVAKVWQYWNEPEHIKQWAFASPEWHAPQATNDLREGGTFTTRMEAKDGSFGFDFGGEYTSVAEHKVIAYKMADGREVKTTFEQQGDKTHVVEVFDAEDQNPVEMQQAGWQAILDNFKAHVESGK, from the coding sequence ATGGAAAACAACACCCGCACCAAAGTAACGATAGAAAGCACTATTAATGCGCCTGTAGCCAAAGTATGGCAGTACTGGAACGAACCGGAACATATTAAGCAATGGGCGTTTGCCTCCCCGGAATGGCATGCACCGCAGGCTACGAACGATCTGCGCGAAGGCGGTACCTTCACCACCCGTATGGAAGCGAAAGACGGCAGCTTCGGTTTTGATTTTGGCGGGGAGTATACCAGCGTGGCAGAACATAAAGTGATCGCCTACAAAATGGCAGATGGCCGGGAAGTGAAGACGACCTTCGAACAACAGGGCGACAAAACACACGTCGTAGAAGTGTTCGATGCAGAGGATCAAAACCCGGTAGAGATGCAGCAGGCAGGCTGGCAGGCTATCCTCGATAATTTTAAAGCACACGTGGAAAGCGGTAAATAA
- a CDS encoding RidA family protein — MSIAKVTHVNPDELVKNPAFTNVVTVEGSGKTIYLGEINANNADGEVVGKGDMAVQAQQIMKNIQSALYSVGADWQHVIKWTVYVLKGQDPRPGFEAFQQYWGKRTNPPAVTMLFVCGLSNPDYLMGMEAMAIVP; from the coding sequence ATGAGTATTGCAAAAGTCACCCACGTAAATCCGGACGAGCTGGTAAAAAATCCTGCATTTACCAATGTTGTAACCGTCGAAGGTTCAGGCAAAACTATTTACCTCGGCGAAATCAACGCCAATAACGCCGATGGCGAAGTAGTAGGCAAAGGAGATATGGCTGTGCAGGCGCAGCAGATCATGAAAAATATACAGTCGGCGCTGTATTCCGTGGGTGCAGACTGGCAGCACGTTATCAAATGGACGGTATACGTGTTGAAGGGCCAGGACCCACGTCCCGGCTTTGAAGCCTTTCAGCAATACTGGGGCAAGCGAACGAATCCGCCTGCAGTAACCATGCTGTTTGTATGCGGCCTGTCCAACCCCGACTACCTGATGGGGATGGAAGCAATGGCCATTGTACCGTAG
- a CDS encoding MutS-related protein gives MTFYTDKQTLEDLNLLGKFKSNSVFNIFNKVKTAGGERLLEGFFRQPLTDPAAINARCATFKRYQQMVIQLPFTRAAFDRAEAYLDTTVPANYLLVAASVWRKKALSGITRDQRYEELYNGLLATVTLLAQLSAFCAQVKEDDEDIKLISRLLSDNRLRDLKQVSTLTVTDVIRFDHLLRGKMRREMSVLLATVHKVDVYIAVSDVARERAFGYAEARPVQEHIADIKGLRHPALRDAVANDMHLDAGNNLLFLTGANMAGKSTFMKAYGIAIYLAHMGFPVAAERMVFSVREGLYTSINVPDNLQMGYSHFYAEVQRVKTVASAVSGGAKLIVIFDELFKGTNVKDAYDATLAVAAAFSAYRSCLYIISTHIIEVGEALPKVNTRFAYLPTVMEGAVPRYTYRLAEGITADRHGMMIIEQEGLLALLG, from the coding sequence ATGACTTTTTATACAGACAAGCAAACGCTCGAAGACCTGAACCTGTTAGGTAAGTTTAAGTCCAATTCTGTTTTCAACATCTTCAACAAGGTGAAAACCGCCGGCGGCGAACGGCTACTGGAAGGCTTCTTTCGCCAGCCACTTACAGATCCGGCTGCCATTAACGCCCGATGTGCTACGTTCAAACGTTACCAGCAAATGGTGATTCAGTTGCCGTTTACCCGCGCTGCTTTTGATCGCGCAGAGGCCTACCTGGATACGACAGTGCCGGCTAACTACCTGCTGGTAGCCGCATCTGTATGGAGAAAGAAAGCCCTGTCGGGCATTACCCGCGATCAACGTTACGAGGAGTTGTACAATGGTTTGCTGGCGACGGTAACGCTGCTCGCCCAACTGTCGGCCTTCTGTGCGCAGGTAAAGGAGGATGATGAAGATATTAAACTGATCAGCCGCCTGTTGTCGGACAACCGTTTACGTGACCTGAAGCAAGTCAGTACACTTACTGTCACCGATGTAATCCGGTTCGACCATCTGTTGCGCGGCAAGATGCGCCGGGAAATGTCTGTGCTGCTCGCTACCGTGCATAAAGTAGATGTTTATATCGCAGTGAGTGATGTGGCCCGGGAGCGGGCCTTTGGTTATGCCGAAGCGCGGCCGGTACAAGAGCATATTGCCGACATCAAAGGACTTCGTCACCCGGCGTTACGCGATGCGGTGGCGAATGATATGCACCTCGATGCGGGCAATAACCTGCTCTTCTTAACCGGGGCCAACATGGCAGGTAAGTCAACCTTCATGAAAGCGTATGGCATTGCCATTTACCTGGCACATATGGGCTTCCCCGTAGCGGCCGAACGGATGGTGTTTTCCGTTCGGGAGGGGCTGTATACATCGATCAACGTGCCGGATAACCTGCAGATGGGTTATAGTCACTTTTATGCGGAAGTGCAGCGTGTAAAAACGGTAGCGTCGGCGGTGAGCGGCGGTGCAAAACTCATCGTGATCTTCGATGAACTGTTTAAAGGAACGAACGTAAAAGATGCCTATGATGCCACGCTGGCCGTGGCTGCGGCATTCAGTGCGTACCGTTCCTGCCTGTACATCATATCCACCCATATCATCGAAGTAGGCGAAGCACTGCCGAAAGTAAATACGCGTTTCGCCTATCTGCCAACGGTGATGGAAGGCGCTGTACCGCGCTACACGTATCGTTTAGCGGAAGGCATCACCGCCGACAGGCACGGTATGATGATCATTGAGCAGGAGGGGCTGCTGGCGTTGCTGGGTTAG
- a CDS encoding enoyl-CoA hydratase-related protein produces MPPEYVIIHQQVAPHVAHISLNRPKELNALNLQLMGELRDALKALDADDNVRVIVVSGNEKAFAAGADIKEMANKTAIDMFITDQFSTWDAIKKIRKPIIAAVSGFALGGGCELSMLCDMIVASETARFGQPEIKIGVMPGAGGTQRLTRAVGKALAMEMVLTGRFITAQEAMKAGLINKVVPVELYLQEAIKLASEIALLSPLAVKMAKEAVLKSFDTTLEEGLHFERKNFYLLFAAEDQKEGMQAFMDKRAPVFKGR; encoded by the coding sequence ATGCCCCCCGAATACGTAATCATACACCAGCAAGTTGCGCCCCACGTCGCGCACATCAGCCTTAACAGGCCCAAGGAATTAAATGCGCTCAACCTGCAACTGATGGGCGAATTGCGCGATGCACTCAAAGCGCTCGATGCGGACGATAACGTTCGCGTCATCGTTGTCAGTGGCAATGAGAAGGCTTTTGCAGCCGGCGCAGATATTAAGGAGATGGCGAACAAAACAGCTATCGACATGTTCATCACCGATCAATTCAGTACATGGGATGCGATCAAGAAGATCAGGAAACCGATCATTGCAGCCGTAAGCGGATTTGCACTGGGCGGCGGTTGCGAGCTCAGCATGCTTTGCGATATGATCGTCGCCAGCGAGACGGCGCGTTTCGGTCAGCCCGAAATAAAAATTGGCGTCATGCCCGGAGCTGGCGGAACCCAGCGTTTGACGCGGGCAGTAGGCAAAGCTCTCGCTATGGAAATGGTGCTCACCGGCCGTTTTATTACGGCGCAGGAAGCGATGAAAGCAGGACTGATTAACAAAGTCGTGCCGGTTGAGTTATATTTGCAGGAAGCTATCAAACTGGCATCGGAAATCGCCCTGTTAAGCCCGCTGGCTGTAAAAATGGCCAAAGAAGCGGTGCTGAAGTCTTTTGACACCACACTTGAAGAAGGTTTACATTTCGAACGAAAGAACTTTTACCTGCTGTTTGCCGCCGAAGATCAAAAGGAAGGTATGCAGGCTTTTATGGATAAACGGGCACCGGTGTTTAAGGGCAGATAG
- a CDS encoding RHS repeat domain-containing protein — protein sequence MKKPGIALLALGLAVITGNRASAQYYLQDIHNTSKTVANMQALKTANVSAQTVQSLDANLQSDDDFICIRSIGNNFRQMRSVTRSRATGLSILTSTFGPKGQLTKIVDSTESSINTTQYRYVNDALVSIQTVSQARDEKFKMTETRTYQYDSLLRPVQMVRRKNNSNDSSLVLFKTDTAGRVTEELETGKYIRAQRIYYNYDAQGRLTEVMRYQPTKKRMLPDYIFEYDAQGRLAQMTTVNATTSDYTVWRYSYDAKGLPLKEDAYAKGNELLGMIRYKYEFNK from the coding sequence ATGAAAAAACCAGGCATTGCGCTGCTGGCGCTCGGATTAGCGGTTATTACAGGCAACAGGGCGTCCGCACAGTATTATCTCCAGGATATTCACAATACCAGTAAAACGGTGGCCAACATGCAGGCGCTTAAAACAGCCAATGTATCTGCCCAAACCGTTCAAAGCCTGGACGCCAACCTCCAGAGCGACGATGATTTTATCTGCATCCGCTCCATCGGCAATAACTTTCGCCAGATGCGTTCCGTGACACGGTCCAGGGCTACCGGACTGTCAATCCTGACTTCCACCTTCGGACCGAAAGGACAGCTGACGAAGATCGTTGACAGTACAGAGAGCAGTATCAACACCACCCAGTACCGCTATGTGAACGATGCGCTCGTGAGCATACAAACTGTTTCGCAGGCGCGGGATGAGAAATTTAAGATGACGGAAACCCGCACATATCAATATGATTCGCTGCTTCGCCCCGTGCAGATGGTGCGCCGTAAGAACAACAGCAATGACTCCAGCCTGGTATTGTTCAAAACAGATACCGCCGGCAGGGTGACAGAGGAGCTGGAGACCGGCAAATACATCCGCGCCCAGCGCATTTATTACAACTACGATGCACAGGGCCGCCTCACGGAAGTGATGCGCTATCAACCCACTAAAAAGCGCATGTTGCCCGATTATATTTTCGAGTACGACGCACAGGGCCGCCTCGCGCAAATGACCACGGTAAACGCCACCACTTCGGACTACACGGTATGGAGGTACAGCTACGATGCGAAAGGCCTGCCGCTCAAAGAAGACGCCTACGCCAAGGGCAACGAACTGCTGGGCATGATCCGATACAAATACGAGTTTAATAAATAA
- a CDS encoding DUF3667 domain-containing protein, producing MSANHLRKDKTCLNCGREVPERFCTHCGQENVEPHETFAHLVGHFFQDITHYDSKAWITIRDLLFKPGLLTKLYLAGKRQSFVNPIRMYVFTSFVFFLVLAYVGPHHDPYEVHAPGDDIDTQAYTSSIDSIDARARRADEQPGLNASVTLLSDTAFTHILRTTVGEPERAVRQYDSVQATIPAAEQSRGTERFFARSFLYMHGKYGSNVGRALLDKLQHNVPKMMFVFLPLFALLLQMLYRRKGLVYADHAIFTIHFHTFLFLLGIVSFLLDHWLHTEWFSSIAFLLSGIYFVIALKRVYAQSTRKSLLKAAIVFITYSLSILLIIVGYVISILAFV from the coding sequence ATGAGTGCGAATCATCTTCGTAAGGATAAAACCTGCCTCAACTGCGGTCGGGAAGTTCCGGAACGCTTTTGTACCCACTGCGGACAGGAAAACGTGGAGCCGCATGAAACCTTTGCCCACCTGGTGGGCCACTTTTTCCAGGACATTACCCATTACGACTCCAAAGCCTGGATCACCATCCGCGACCTGCTGTTTAAGCCGGGGCTGCTTACAAAGCTCTACCTGGCTGGTAAACGCCAAAGCTTCGTGAACCCCATCAGGATGTACGTATTTACGTCTTTTGTGTTTTTTCTCGTGCTGGCGTATGTAGGACCGCATCACGATCCTTACGAGGTGCATGCCCCCGGCGACGATATTGATACGCAGGCATATACCTCTTCGATTGACAGTATCGATGCACGGGCGCGGCGTGCGGACGAGCAGCCCGGGCTTAATGCGAGCGTAACGTTACTTTCAGATACCGCCTTTACGCATATCCTCCGCACGACGGTAGGGGAGCCGGAGCGGGCCGTAAGGCAATACGATTCGGTGCAGGCGACCATCCCCGCAGCGGAGCAGAGCAGGGGGACCGAACGTTTCTTCGCCCGCTCTTTCCTGTATATGCATGGTAAGTATGGAAGTAATGTAGGGCGCGCGCTGTTGGACAAGCTACAGCACAACGTTCCTAAAATGATGTTCGTCTTTCTGCCACTATTCGCGCTGCTGCTGCAAATGCTGTATCGCCGTAAAGGGCTGGTGTACGCGGATCACGCCATTTTTACCATTCATTTTCACACCTTCCTGTTCCTGCTGGGTATCGTGTCGTTCCTGCTGGATCACTGGCTGCATACGGAATGGTTCTCCTCTATTGCGTTTTTATTATCGGGTATTTACTTCGTAATCGCTTTAAAAAGAGTTTATGCGCAATCCACAAGAAAGTCGCTGCTGAAAGCGGCGATCGTGTTTATTACTTACTCCCTCAGCATCCTGTTGATCATAGTTGGCTATGTTATAAGTATATTAGCATTCGTTTAA
- a CDS encoding 3-keto-disaccharide hydrolase — MRKHIFATGMSCLLLAAAITPAFSHPAATVQSTEAKDLIGRWDITVDQNGKKAPSWLEVKLSGRTTLVGYFVGPSGSARPVAKVNFDNGKFSFTIPPQWESGDEDFVIEGELTGGGIAGTISRAGKKESFTGVKAPYLKRTAAPSWGKAIALFNGKDLTGWKPSGATNQWEVRNGILTSPRSGSNLVSEQKFTDFKLHVEFRYEKGSNSGVYLRGRHEVQIEDSPADAHPASVLFSGVYGFLAPSEIAAKGPGVWQTYDITLIGRMVTIVVNGKTVINNQEIPGITGGALDSNEGEPGPIYIQGDHGPIEFKNITITPAK, encoded by the coding sequence ATGCGTAAACACATTTTCGCAACCGGCATGAGTTGCCTGTTGCTGGCAGCGGCCATTACCCCCGCATTCAGCCACCCGGCTGCGACCGTGCAATCTACGGAAGCGAAAGACCTGATCGGCCGCTGGGACATCACCGTAGACCAGAACGGCAAAAAAGCACCTTCCTGGCTGGAAGTAAAACTCTCCGGCAGGACCACACTGGTAGGCTACTTCGTAGGCCCATCGGGCAGCGCAAGGCCGGTAGCCAAAGTAAATTTCGACAATGGTAAATTCAGCTTTACGATTCCACCACAATGGGAAAGTGGCGATGAAGATTTTGTAATAGAAGGCGAACTAACCGGCGGCGGCATTGCCGGCACCATTTCCCGCGCAGGTAAAAAAGAAAGTTTTACCGGAGTGAAAGCGCCTTACCTGAAGCGCACTGCGGCACCATCATGGGGTAAAGCGATTGCGCTGTTCAACGGCAAAGACCTTACCGGCTGGAAGCCCAGCGGCGCTACCAATCAGTGGGAAGTACGCAACGGCATACTTACCAGCCCACGTTCCGGCTCAAACCTGGTATCAGAACAAAAATTCACCGACTTCAAACTGCATGTGGAGTTCCGTTATGAGAAGGGCAGCAACAGTGGTGTATATCTTCGCGGACGTCATGAGGTGCAGATCGAAGACAGCCCTGCGGACGCGCATCCGGCGAGTGTATTGTTCAGCGGTGTTTATGGCTTCCTCGCACCAAGTGAAATTGCAGCGAAAGGCCCGGGCGTTTGGCAGACTTACGACATCACCCTGATCGGCCGTATGGTAACAATTGTTGTAAACGGAAAAACGGTGATCAACAACCAGGAAATCCCCGGTATTACAGGCGGCGCGCTGGACAGCAACGAAGGGGAACCAGGCCCGATCTATATCCAGGGCGACCATGGTCCGATAGAGTTTAAGAATATCACGATTACTCCGGCTAAATAA
- a CDS encoding MutS-related protein: MLFTTDQQTLDDLGIFGRKNGDSVFNQYNRAQTRGGASELEQMFRHPLSDQAAIARRSDIIRYFADAALAFPFVATQLDAAANYLANNDERSRLDGGRSLSQKIGRLVAASGDAEQVYSGVQAVVSILGTAQTFLQGMVLPASHAYAGEAGEMKGVLATDALEPFINARKLTHEQAAEADHVFRFQCRWQIAALLTAISRLDVYISIAGVARERRLTFATPLPPGAPQVNIRGVYHPSVKNAVANDITIAADGNVLFLTGANMAGKSTFMKTLSIALFVAHTGFPVAAEAMSFTVLDGMYTTINLPDNLGQGASHFYAEVMRVKKMALELATGKRLFILFDELFRGTNVKDAYEATIAIVKGFAGKRESIFLISTHIVEAGPVLEQQCHNIRFIYLPTQMQGNRPVYPYKLEKGITSDRHGMVIIHNEGILDMLTSGLAVQQRNRL; encoded by the coding sequence GGGATATTCGGAAGAAAGAATGGTGACTCCGTGTTTAATCAGTACAATCGTGCACAAACACGTGGTGGGGCGTCGGAGCTGGAACAAATGTTCCGGCATCCGCTGTCGGACCAGGCAGCGATAGCCCGTCGCAGCGATATCATTCGCTATTTCGCGGATGCTGCACTGGCGTTCCCTTTCGTAGCCACGCAGCTGGATGCTGCGGCGAACTACCTGGCCAACAATGATGAACGCAGCCGGTTAGATGGCGGCCGGTCGCTGAGTCAAAAGATTGGCCGGCTCGTGGCAGCCAGCGGTGATGCAGAACAGGTGTACAGTGGGGTACAGGCAGTAGTGTCTATACTCGGTACTGCTCAAACTTTTTTGCAGGGAATGGTATTACCCGCATCGCATGCCTATGCCGGAGAGGCGGGCGAGATGAAAGGCGTGTTGGCTACGGATGCATTGGAGCCCTTTATCAATGCACGTAAACTCACGCATGAGCAGGCAGCAGAGGCAGATCATGTGTTCCGCTTCCAGTGCCGCTGGCAAATTGCCGCCTTGTTAACCGCGATCAGCCGGTTGGATGTATACATATCCATCGCCGGCGTGGCCCGTGAGCGACGCCTGACGTTTGCCACACCTTTGCCTCCCGGCGCGCCACAAGTGAACATCAGGGGGGTATATCATCCCTCGGTAAAAAACGCGGTAGCAAACGATATTACTATTGCAGCGGATGGCAATGTGCTGTTCCTGACAGGCGCTAACATGGCGGGTAAATCCACCTTTATGAAAACGCTCAGCATCGCATTGTTCGTAGCACATACGGGCTTTCCTGTTGCGGCGGAAGCCATGTCGTTCACGGTGCTGGATGGTATGTACACTACCATCAACCTGCCCGATAACCTCGGACAGGGAGCAAGTCATTTTTATGCGGAAGTGATGCGCGTAAAGAAGATGGCACTTGAGCTGGCTACGGGCAAACGTTTGTTTATTCTTTTTGATGAACTGTTCCGCGGCACGAATGTGAAGGATGCGTATGAGGCCACCATTGCTATCGTGAAGGGCTTTGCCGGAAAGCGGGAGAGTATCTTCCTCATATCCACGCATATCGTGGAAGCAGGGCCTGTGCTGGAGCAACAGTGCCATAACATCCGGTTCATCTACCTGCCTACGCAAATGCAGGGGAATCGGCCGGTATACCCGTACAAGCTGGAGAAAGGCATTACCAGCGATCGCCACGGGATGGTTATTATTCACAACGAAGGCATCCTGGACATGCTCACATCCGGGTTGGCCGTGCAGCAACGTAATCGGTTATGA
- a CDS encoding formylglycine-generating enzyme family protein, which yields MILALYISCILSVPDTSFVRVPAGEYWVGQKGHAVNPARKVRLSTYEIGVTEVTNRQFAAFIKATGYQTDAERRHDALVFEPGLREFRWKEDSTATWRYPNGIRNGGIEQKMDHPVTTISYRDIHAYCEWAGVRLPSFDEWEVASRAGARTTFFWGEDAKRIGTYANIWHGRDHLQSDTSDGFMYTAPVGSFPPNPWGLYDVYGNVFEFCEGHLGKADVAHARGGSWWCSAHACNFFNSVDIGRVSVYASFSNLGCRVVKK from the coding sequence ATGATCCTGGCGCTGTACATATCGTGCATTCTGTCTGTTCCGGATACTTCTTTCGTGCGGGTACCCGCCGGTGAATATTGGGTAGGGCAGAAGGGGCATGCCGTTAATCCTGCCCGTAAGGTACGGTTAAGCACCTACGAGATTGGTGTCACGGAGGTAACGAACCGGCAGTTCGCCGCATTCATAAAGGCAACCGGCTACCAGACAGACGCCGAACGCCGCCACGATGCACTGGTGTTTGAGCCCGGCCTCAGGGAATTTCGCTGGAAGGAAGACAGTACGGCCACCTGGCGATATCCGAACGGCATCCGCAACGGTGGCATCGAACAGAAAATGGATCACCCCGTTACGACGATCAGTTACCGCGATATTCACGCTTATTGCGAATGGGCAGGCGTGCGCCTGCCATCGTTTGATGAGTGGGAGGTAGCTTCGCGCGCAGGTGCCCGCACTACATTCTTTTGGGGAGAGGACGCGAAACGTATCGGCACTTATGCTAACATCTGGCATGGCCGCGACCATTTGCAGTCCGACACCTCCGATGGCTTTATGTACACGGCTCCTGTAGGCTCATTTCCGCCCAATCCCTGGGGTTTATATGATGTGTATGGCAATGTGTTCGAATTTTGCGAAGGGCATCTGGGTAAGGCAGACGTTGCCCATGCGCGCGGCGGCTCCTGGTGGTGCAGTGCCCATGCCTGTAATTTCTTTAACTCGGTAGACATTGGCCGGGTAAGCGTGTATGCGTCGTTCAGTAACCTGGGTTGCCGGGTGGTAAAGAAGTGA
- a CDS encoding family 78 glycoside hydrolase catalytic domain — translation MNKRLILLICVLAVCLHVSAQNTAKWIAPADTAMKNYGVYHFRKTFNLTARPTAFPILISADNRYQLFVNGVSVNYGPQRSDPQNWRYDSLNIASHLKKGENILAVTVWNQGVYAAWAQLSVQTGLWLKGDGVNSDTSWQVMNDHAYTAIADDNHIVGPFEQLTAAQYPWGWQQAGYNARQWQSAKVTGDKRTLFPRNIPLPEVKPQRFAKVRRADGLTVTDAFLSGKKPLQIAAGKTATILLDQGVLTTAFPELVFSGGRDSKITITYAESLYDDKTNQKGNRNEVTGKHIAGQYDVFIADGGSKRLFSPLYYRTFRYVELKIETLGEPLTIQDVRSNFTAYPFVQKASFRSSDPSLTQIWDIGWRTSRLCAYETYMDCPYYEQLQYIGDTRIQALISMYVSGDDRLMKNAIRQFRDSRIADGLTQSRYPSNMRQIIPPFSLFWIAMINDYAQLGKDTSFTLSMIPSIERILGWHENHVRKDQLLGKMPYWNFVDWPAEWPWKGEEETSGIPAGTLEGGSAILTLQYVYALQQAAAIYRQTDNERIGASLDKRADVMKKAVYELCWDASRGMLADSPEKKEFSQHVNALGVLTDVIPEKDQRDLLLKVEKDSTLIQCTIYYRFYLSQAFKKAGLGDEYVRMLKPWKGMIDLGLTTFAERPEPTRSDCHAWSASPNYDLLATVCGITPASAGFKSVSVAPHLGSLEWVECTMPHWAGTIEVKLKRTAGKGVQGTVTLPAGISGTFKWNGQTVSLAGKKNEINL, via the coding sequence ATGAACAAGCGACTGATATTACTGATCTGTGTTCTGGCTGTATGCCTGCATGTTTCCGCGCAAAATACCGCAAAATGGATTGCCCCGGCTGATACGGCCATGAAGAACTATGGCGTTTACCATTTCCGTAAAACATTCAACCTTACTGCACGACCCACCGCTTTCCCCATTCTTATTTCGGCGGATAACCGCTACCAGTTATTCGTGAACGGCGTGTCCGTCAACTACGGCCCGCAGCGCTCGGACCCGCAGAACTGGCGGTACGATAGCCTGAACATCGCATCTCACCTGAAAAAGGGAGAAAACATACTGGCTGTTACGGTTTGGAACCAGGGCGTTTACGCCGCATGGGCACAGCTGTCCGTACAAACAGGCCTGTGGTTGAAGGGTGATGGTGTTAACTCAGATACGTCCTGGCAGGTGATGAACGATCACGCCTACACGGCTATTGCAGATGACAATCATATTGTAGGGCCGTTTGAGCAGTTAACGGCCGCGCAATACCCTTGGGGATGGCAGCAGGCCGGCTACAATGCCCGTCAATGGCAATCCGCCAAAGTAACCGGAGATAAACGCACGCTGTTTCCCCGCAACATTCCTCTGCCGGAAGTGAAGCCGCAGCGCTTCGCTAAAGTTCGCCGGGCAGATGGGCTGACTGTCACCGACGCGTTCCTCTCCGGTAAAAAGCCACTGCAGATCGCTGCGGGTAAAACGGCTACGATATTGCTCGACCAGGGTGTGCTCACCACCGCCTTCCCCGAGCTGGTGTTCAGCGGTGGCCGCGATAGTAAGATTACGATCACCTATGCAGAGTCGTTATACGACGATAAAACCAATCAAAAAGGCAACCGCAACGAGGTGACCGGCAAACATATCGCAGGCCAGTACGATGTATTTATCGCGGATGGCGGGAGTAAACGGTTATTTAGTCCGCTCTACTACCGTACGTTCCGTTATGTGGAACTGAAGATTGAAACGCTGGGTGAACCGCTTACGATACAAGATGTCCGCAGCAATTTTACGGCTTATCCATTCGTGCAGAAGGCGAGTTTCCGCTCCAGTGATCCTTCGCTCACGCAAATCTGGGACATTGGCTGGCGTACCAGCAGGCTGTGTGCTTATGAAACGTACATGGACTGCCCGTACTACGAGCAGCTGCAATACATCGGCGATACCCGCATACAGGCATTGATATCGATGTACGTATCCGGCGACGATCGCCTGATGAAAAACGCCATCCGTCAGTTCCGTGATTCGCGTATTGCGGATGGTCTTACGCAAAGCCGTTACCCTTCCAACATGCGGCAGATCATCCCTCCGTTTTCCTTATTCTGGATTGCCATGATAAATGACTACGCACAGCTGGGCAAGGATACCAGCTTTACGCTGTCGATGATCCCGTCGATCGAGCGTATACTTGGCTGGCACGAGAACCACGTGCGCAAAGACCAGCTGCTCGGTAAAATGCCTTACTGGAACTTTGTCGACTGGCCCGCAGAGTGGCCATGGAAGGGTGAAGAGGAAACGAGTGGCATCCCCGCCGGCACGCTCGAAGGTGGTTCTGCCATTCTCACGTTGCAGTACGTTTATGCGCTGCAACAGGCGGCTGCCATCTATCGCCAGACAGATAATGAACGAATAGGCGCTTCGCTGGATAAACGCGCAGATGTGATGAAGAAGGCGGTCTACGAACTTTGCTGGGACGCATCCCGCGGCATGCTGGCGGATTCGCCGGAAAAAAAGGAGTTCAGTCAGCACGTAAATGCCCTCGGTGTACTCACGGATGTCATTCCCGAAAAAGACCAGCGCGACTTGTTGCTGAAGGTGGAAAAGGATAGCACACTTATTCAATGCACAATCTATTATCGCTTCTACTTATCGCAGGCGTTCAAAAAAGCGGGATTGGGAGATGAGTACGTGCGCATGTTAAAACCCTGGAAAGGCATGATCGACCTGGGGCTTACGACTTTCGCCGAACGCCCGGAACCCACCCGTTCCGATTGTCATGCCTGGAGTGCCAGCCCGAACTATGATCTGCTGGCCACCGTTTGCGGCATTACACCGGCTTCAGCGGGCTTTAAATCGGTGTCGGTGGCGCCTCACCTCGGCAGCCTGGAATGGGTAGAGTGCACCATGCCACACTGGGCCGGTACCATTGAAGTGAAGTTGAAACGTACTGCGGGCAAGGGTGTGCAAGGAACGGTAACGCTGCCCGCCGGTATCAGCGGCACGTTTAAATGGAACGGGCAAACAGTTTCGCTGGCCGGCAAAAAGAACGAGATCAATCTGTAA